From a region of the Daphnia pulicaria isolate SC F1-1A chromosome 1, SC_F0-13Bv2, whole genome shotgun sequence genome:
- the LOC124335458 gene encoding acyl-coenzyme A thioesterase 9, mitochondrial-like translates to MMTKLFKFLSHRTKFEMIRRGLIIPPGACETPTKTVTDLLDDFTRSVLGTNSKYCAGSISREHLVKYLPATQEELPVRRMSDSYDTAIIPLGSDISMREKYMTFHKTIRIGRLLEDLDVFAVTLCYKHILNPNQPADISVSPYSIVTACVDQMDISHVPLRYDADIRLRGHVTWVGKSSFEASMEVDQIDKDSNEWNTVTNARFVMVSRDSMNKGSAIVNRLVPETDEEKALFRKGEENKERRAKMQTTSLFRKPPSEQERLIIHEQFLRTIDWKSMSFKSRIKPTNCVWMADAKLKNMILCQPENRNRFNKIFGGFLMRLAVELAWANGYVYCKSLPTLVHVDDILFRKPVEIGSLLYFSSQVVYTQGHYVMVRVSAEVVQPEDGTHDLTNVFHFTLKTDSLAPEVIPRTYQEAMMFLDGRRHFIDTEHDLSDPPVAKL, encoded by the exons ATGATGACCAA GTTATTTAAGTTTCTGTCCCATAGAACAAAATTTGAGATGATTAGAAGAGGATTGATTATTCCTCCTGGAGCCTGTGAGACACCAACCAAAACTGTCACAGact TACTTGATGACTTTACTCGAAGCGTGCTAGGAACCAATAGTAAGTACTGTGCAGGGAGCATAAGCCGAGAGCACCTTGTGAAATACTTACCGGCTACTCAAGAAGAGCTTCCAGTACGGAGAATGAGT GACAGCTATGATACTGCCATCATCCCCTTGGGAAGTGATATCTCCATGCGTGAAAAGTACATGACGTTTCACAAGACAATCCGCATCGGGCGGTTGCTAGAAGACCTTGACGTTTTTGCGGTGACGCTGTGTTACAAGCACATTCTCAACCCAAACCAACCCGCCGACATATCCGTCAGCCCATACAGCATTGTAACAGCTTGCGTGGATCAAATGGATATATCCCACGTTCCTCTTCGG TACGATGCCGATATTCGTTTGAGAGGCCATGTGACATGGGTGGGCAAGTCGTCATTCGAGGCTTCCATGGAAGTTGATCAAATAGATAAAGACTCAAACGAATGGAATACGGTCACAAACGCCAGGTTCGTCATGGTCAGTCGGGATTCAATGAATAAGGGATCGGCCATCGTGAATAGGTTGGTTCCTGAAACGGACGAGGAAAAGGCGTTATTTAGAAAAGGAGAAG AAAATAAGGAAAGACGAGCTAAAATGCAAACGACATCCTTGTTCCGGAAGCCTCCAAGTGAGCAAGAAAGATTGATCATCCACGAACAGTTTCTCCGCACG atCGATTGGAAAAGCATGTCCTTCAAGAGCCGGATCAAACCCACCAATTGCGTCTGGATGGCGGATGCTAAACTAAAGAATATGATTCTCTGTCAGCCAGAG AATCGTAATCGGTTCAACAAAATTTTCGGCGGTTTCCTGATGCGACTGGCCGTGGAATTGGCGTGGGCAAACGGCTACGTCTACTG TAAGAGCTTGCCTACTCTGGTCCACGTTGATGACATCCTCTTCCGTAAACCGGTGGAGATAGGCTCACTCTTGTACTTTAGTTCCCAGGTGGTCTACACTCAAGGCCATTACGTGATGGTGCGGGTGTCGGCCGAAGTTGTTCAGCCAGAGGACGGAACACACGACCTGACTAACGTATTTCATTTCACTCTGAAGACAGACAGTCTGGCACCTGAAGTCATTCCGCGAACCTATCAAG AGGCCATGATGTTCCTCGACGGAAGACGACACTTTATAGACACGGAGCACGACCTATCCGATCCACCGGTAGCCAAACTCTAA
- the LOC124336975 gene encoding probable glucosamine 6-phosphate N-acetyltransferase, with product MTEEVPIYDSELLKKFNLGERYETLKQDESLHVRPLYMSDYGRGFLELLGELTQVGNISEKQFQEQFQMMKSSHGTYYCTVIIDTIKDRVVGASTLLMERKFIRGCAWRARLEDVVVSPDYRGKQLGKCIVEILTNLGKALGAYKMTLDCNDKMLTFYNQLGYAKEPGNSNVLSIRFPAPNPEPKL from the exons ATGACTGAAGAAGTTCCAATTTACGACTCAGAATTATTGAAGAAATTTAACCTGGGTGAACGTTATGAAACCTTGAAACAAGATGAAAGTCTTCATGTACGTCCCCTCTACATGTCTGATTATGGTAGAGGATTCCTAGAACTTTTAGGGGAACTAACTCAAGTAGGAAATATTTCTGAAAAGCAATTCCAag AACAATTTCAGATGATGAAAAGCAGTCATGGAACATACTACTGTACTGTGATAATTGACACAATCAAGGATCGTGTAGTAGGTGCTAGTACTTTATtgatggaaagaaaattcattcgtGGTTGTGCATGG agAGCTCGTTTGGAAGACGTCGTCGTAAGCCCAGATTATCGGGGAAAGCAACTAGGAAAATG cATTGTTGAGATACTCACAAATCTGGGGAAAGCTCTTGGGGCCTATAAAATGACATTAGATTGTAATGATAAGATGCTAACATTTTACAATCAGTTAGGCTATGCTAAAGAACCAGGAAATTCAAATGTCTTGAGCATACGCTTCCCGGCGCCAAACCCAGAGCCAAAACTATGA
- the LOC124337229 gene encoding peptidyl-prolyl cis-trans isomerase FKBP2-like: MSSKIVLLLLACVVVVVLAKESKSKKLQIGIKKRVDNCTVKSKRGDLLHMHYTGTLEDGTEFDSSIPRGQPLTFTLGSGQVIKGWDQGLMGMCEGEKRKLVIPSELGYGASGAPPKIPGDATLIFNVELLKIERRDDL; the protein is encoded by the exons ATGTCATctaaaattgttttacttttactggcgtgcgttgTAGTTGTGGTTTTGGCTAAAGAAAGCAAATCCAAGAAACTTCAAATCGGTATCAAGAAACGTGTTGATAACTGCACTGTCAAATCCAAACGAGGAGATCTTCTGCATATGCACTACACG GGAACACTGGAGGATGGAACTGAATTTGACAGCAGTATTCCTAGAGGCCAACCTCTAACATTTACCTTAGGATCTGGGCAAGTCATCAAAGGATGGGACCAAGGTTTAATGGg gatgtgtgaaggagagaagagaaaacttGTTATTCCATCTGAATTGGGCTATGGGGCTTCGGGAGCTCCACCCAAAATCCCCGGGGATGCTACCCTAATTTTCAATGTAGAATTACTGAAGATTGAAAGAAGGGATGATCTATGA